DNA sequence from the Malus sylvestris chromosome 10, drMalSylv7.2, whole genome shotgun sequence genome:
tTAGAGTCTAGTCAATGAGTTTTATTCGAGCAAAAAACGTATTTTGGGTTTTATAtggaaaaaattgaatttcaagcgttaaagttatatttttagtttttcttctaattacaaaaacaaatgttcaAGTCCAAACATAAATCTCATTTAGACATATGAGCGGAGATGGATATCGTTTTTTAATTGGATTAGGAGATTGCATGCAGTCTAAGTTAGGGAAAATCATTCCTATTCAGTGTAGGATTAGTAAACATGACACCAAAACCCTATATATATTCATTCACCACATCAACAATTTCACCCACCACAATTTTTGCATCCTAATATTTGGTTTGAGCTTGGAACTTCTCACGAATCACGATGAACGTACACCGCCAGAAGAATGCACAACGGCAGAAGGGTTCCGGTGCGTCGATCGTGACGAGAGCAAGAGAGAATTCGGATGCGTCGATTGTGCCGAGAGCAAGAGAGAAACGTCCGCCGCTAAGAGAGAGAGGTATACCTTATGATCAGATTGATGTCTCAGACATTGATTTTTTCATTTACTTGGCTCCGAAACCGGAAGAGATTGAGCTTTCCTCTCACTTGAATCGGTTGTCTTGGTCGAAGGGGTCCGATCGAGAGGCGGCGCTAGCCTCGTTAATCAAGCGATTAATTAAAAAGGATTTCATGGATGATTATGACTATCTGGAAGGAAATTTAATAACTTTTACATTTTTTCTACAGAGATGCTTTAATTTCCAGAAAAAGGATTCGGCTTCCCTCTTAGAGAAGCAGCTTTCGCTTCATACCATAGGCTTGCTGGCCCTGATCGTCGAGGGCGAGGATAAAATGTCCGAAATCTACGGACAGTTGCTTCCCCTGATTTCCATGTCTCTGGAATCGGGACATGAACCGGCGGTGAAGCTGCTGCAATGCTTGGCTGTTGTGAGTTTCTTTGGTGCAACTAACTCGGAGGAGACTGAAACTGCAATGCAGGTTGTTTGGAATTTTATCAGTGCTCCAGAATCTGCGAAAGAGCTTTTGCCAGAGGTTCTGGTTGCCGGAATATATTCTTGGATGTTTCTTCTTACAAGCATGGAGGGATGGCGGCTCAGCTACAACTACTGGAATGGGGCGATTTCTTACTTCTGTAATCGGTTAGAGCACGGCGATAAATCAGTATGTGTGGCGGCTACTGAAGCTCTAGCTTTGATATTTGAGACTGGTAGTTTGGACAAGTTCTGGAGATCTGAAGAAAAGGTTCCGAGCTCGATCAAGTATTCGGATTTGCAACAATTGCTGACAGAGAATGTTTTGACGAAACTCAAGTCTGTTTACCCAAACATGAGAGGTGATGTGAATGCTACGAAGAAAGTCCGCCAAATTATGATTTATTTTCAGAATTTTTGCTGCCCGGGAGCATCTGTAGCGGTCAATGGGATTGATCTGAAGTTATCGTCTTGGTACCAGATGATTCAGTGGCAGTTTTTGAAGGGTTTTATAGCTGATGGGTTTGAACTACATATGAAGGAAAATGAGAAGCTGTGGAGGGTGTTCAATTTTGATCCATACGAAGTCGCCGAGGTTGGTGAAGAATTGTATGCGTCTACTACTGATAAGAGCAGGACCCGTTTCTTTTTACCGAAAGAAAGAGATCCGTACTTGCTAACGAAGGAAGCTACAAAGAAGGAGAGGGTTTGGAGGAACTCTCATTTAGACAAGGCGAGAACGCAGTTGATGAACAAACAACGCCGTTTGTCGCAGGAACTGAACAGCTGGATCTAGTTCATGGCAGAGTTGTTAGCTTTAATTCTTGCTTGTTAGCATTTCAGAGATAATTTCTAGAGAAAGAATGTTAGCAGAGTCAATGTAAAAGTAGTTTAATTCAATAGTAATgcaaacttttctttttctgatcatatgttttattatCTCTAAAACTTGTGTAGCATAAGCAATAAATAGCAACATTGAATGGTTGGGGCAGAGTTTCTTCTAAAATTTCATAACCCTGAAAGCATAAAACCCATTTTCAAACCGCATGTTAATCGAAAATTAGTTCAAGAAAAACAATTTTGAACCAATAAAACATATCTTGAATTGTTAAGTAGCTTGTTAGAAAAGAGTGTAACAAGGAATAAGCTCAAACTTTTGAAACCGGTCAAACAAACGAAAATCTCAGAGATTGCTCAGAACATCCAATGTAAAAATGGATTCCATTAACCTTAAATCTTACTAGAAGATTCAATAGCATAGAATACTTAAGAAATTAAACCATGTTAGTTGTGTACCACTGAAAATGAGTAGATCTATACCTCAGGATGGGATTTTGAAATCTCTCCAAGCCGATGGCGGAAGGCTCTCCTTAAATGCATATGCCCACCACCTTCATATTTCAACTTGTCGTCATTCTCTACTGCATCAACATTCATGGGGACACGAAGATCCGGCTTCATATTATTGGTTATCCCAGCCTTAACAAGCACTTTCGTAATCTCAATAACCTTAGGTAAAACAAACTTCAGCTGAGCCAAGTGACTAATTGTAAACCTCCTAAAAAACCAGATGAAGaaataaaatcaatcacttttTATGCCTAATTTATTTCTTCAGCAACCAACCAAACCAAATAACAGATTAAAAAGAAACCTTTCTCAATACCTATCAGTTAAACACTCGATTTTTGGGCGAAGATTGGTAAAACTTGGCATCAAACCCCTCACCTGCAACAATCAAATCGAAGCATCCAAGAAATCGAAAAACTCACTCAAAATCTCATACCTACAAcaacaaagacaaaaaaaaccacaaaaaaaaaatcaatcaaaatccACCAAAAATGTTAGGAACAAAATACGAAAACATAGTAAAGAACCGAAATTCACGAAACCTTACTTTTCCAACAGCTTCTCAGAGGCTCCAACATGGGTCTCAATCGAGTTTTCCTCGAACCAAGAATCGATCTTTCACCTCACAGATCGGATCTGAGCCGCTGGTTGCTTTGGGGGTCTGTTCCCATAAGAACTTATTACGAAACTGTTTTGGCTTCTCAGGGGTTTTGGAGCTTATTGAGCCAATTTCTGCAACTCGGAGCTTTGGGTTTAAATGGGGTTTCTccaatttgaaggttagagagaAACTGGGTTAAGCAATCATTTAGGTTTTGGAGGAACTCATTGCGAAGAGGGAGAAAAAGCTTTGGAATTTGGAGTCAATCAAAAAGTTGCCGAttttgagggtgagagagagaaagagcagTGGCTAAATGGCCAATTGGGGGCGTTTGGGTATTTTAATAGGGTTCCCTGGTGGCGGGAAAAATTTCCCGTTGCCTCCCGCGAAATTGATCCGTTGGGCAAATATGTTATCTTCCATATCAAGAGAGCACTGTTATTTGGGATAATGCTAGAAACACCAAATTTTGCAAAATAAATGACGTGGATGTTGAGCGTAAGTGGCcatttaccacagtggtggaaaaCCCTTGCATGACGGTGTGGGTTCAAACCCTGTCAGTAGCTAATATAACATTTACTCTAACAAAttctatcatttgacaaaaaaaaaagacgtgGATGTTCATGATTGGATTATGATTAAGTGTTGATTAGCgtgtttgtttcttattaataacatatcatttggtttgcacaCCAAATTTTGTTAAGAATTACAATTTATTGGGTAAAAACCTTCCTCCGTCTCCCTTCTTTCCAAGTCCATGGAGTATCCAATTTTCTTGCTCAATTCTGTCTCTTGATAATGCTTAATTCTAGCTACCCTTCTGTGTTAAGAACATAGATGTAGAATGCCATGAGAACGCGTAATGACAATTTTCATCAAAACGACTACTACAAATTTCTTG
Encoded proteins:
- the LOC126586467 gene encoding uncharacterized protein LOC126586467; translation: MSEIYGQLLPLISMSLESGHEPAVKLLQCLAVVSFFGATNSEETETAMQVVWNFISAPESAKELLPEVLVAGIYSWMFLLTSMEGWRLSYNYWNGAISYFCNRLEHGDKSVCVAATEALALIFETGSLDKFWRSEEKVPSSIKYSDLQQLLTENVLTKLKSVYPNMRGDVNATKKVRQIMIYFQNFCCPGASVAVNGIDLKLSSWYQMIQWQFLKGFIADGFELHMKENEKLWRVFNFDPYEVAEVGEELYASTTDKSRTRFFLPKERDPYLLTKEATKKERVWRNSHLDKARTQLMNKQRRLSQELNSWI